The stretch of DNA CCACTGGGACCTGGTGAGGCCCAGGCCAGTGCAGGTGGACCGTCTTCCACGAGCTTCCTGTGCTTGGTGTCTCTGACATAATTAACAAGAGCATTAAATCTGTTCAATGGAATCTAACAGGGAAACAGGGTGGATTTAACTGGCTCCCTTTTATGAAAGGGCAGGACGTATTAAAATAGAAAGAGATGCAACACCTTGTTCTTCAAGGGTAGAGACCCTCCCCCATGAGCTCCCACGCCCACAGGAGAGCTGATGGTCTGGGGGATGTCCCTGCTGGCCCCAGCCTGAACCCTGACAGACCCTACCCACAGCCCCGCAGGCTACCCACGCAGCAGCAGGCGGTAACGGTGATCTGGATGGTGTTGCGACCTGGCTGGCACACGTGCTTCAGGTAGAGGGGCTTGTGCGAGGTCTTGTTGTCTCCACGCTCGATGCTGAGGGGTGTGGCGTTGACGCTGACCTGCACGGATGCTGGCCAGTTGGTGTTCATCTGCCGGTCCTCATGATGGTAGCACTTGAACTGCAGCTCCAGGTCAGGCCTGGCGGGAAAGAGCATGAGAGGAGCCCACACCATGCAGGCAGGCGCAGGGGTCCAATGGCAGCGGGACTCACCTCAGCATCAGGGTCTTGTAGACGGAGTCTCGGAGCTGGAAGACATGGTTGCTCACAGCCAGGTTATGCTGCAGGCGGAAGGGTTCCAGGACCACTCCATCTCGAACTGGGAAGGTCAGGCGCAGCTCATCACAAGGGCCGCTTCCTGAGGGCAGAGGAATGCTGGCCATGAGTTTGGCACCTTTCCAAGGGATCGTGGCCCTCAAGGAACACTTCTGTGCCTAGAGCCCCAAGCCCTGACCCAACCCCTGCTGGAAACTCTCAAGAGGGCTGAGACACCCCCACACTGGGGCTCCCATAAGTATCTCTCCTTAGAAAGTGGGCCCATGGTCCGCATGTTCTATCCTGCCTCGGTCATCCAGCAGTCTGGATCACATTCTGAACAGACACAGGACATGCTTCCCACCTGGAAAGCACATTCAGAATGGGCCACCTGCCATCGCCCTATGGTGCAACTCAAAGTTTTAGGATGTTAGCTTCTTCTGCAGGAATCTCCCTGAATAGAGGTTTGTAGCCAGGGATGGGCATCTGAGGGTTCACTTCAGGTGCACAGACATCTTCTGCTGTGATGAAGCTGGGCCCTGGGCTTTTCTTGAGGTACAGCAATCACCCTTGGTCTTCCAAGGTCCCTGTAGGACTCCCCTGAGTCCTAATTACCCCGGCCACCAAACCTCACGTTGGCTGTTGTCCTGAAACACTCACCAGAGGGGGATGGATGCAAAGAGCTGAGGCCTGGCTTGAGGTCAGGCAGGAAAGGAGACTTGACTTCCTGGCTTGGGGACATGTAGGGAACATTGCTGCTGGGCGTCATGGGTGGTGTGGGATTCCCCGGCAGTGGGGAGCTGGGGTAACCAGGGATGGAACGGGAAGGCTGTAGAGGTTGAGCATAAATAGTCAAAGCAGAATGGCAGAGCAAGAGGGTCGTCTGCTTACGGAGCACCCCTGGAGTACTGGGCGGGACACCTACGCTTCCTCCTGCCCGGGTGCCCTCTTTCCGTATGCCCCCCCTGTGAGCCTCCCAGCCCATCCACCCTGCCAAGCCCCGTACCCCACTCAAGCCAGGCTGGCTGTAGCTGATGCTGCCCCCGTTGAAGCTGGCGCCCTGCCCGTTGAACTGCTCTGTGGGCTgtgggaaagaaaactgagtgtgCCTGGGGCTCCGGCCTGCCCTCACTGACCCCAGGCCTGATCCTAGACTCTGCACCACATTCGGGTGCTGCTCTGTGTATCGGCTACACTCCCCAAAATCTGTAAAAGCATCACTGATTTCAAATGTAAAAGTTAATACTACAGAAACAGGAGTGAGCCTTCAAGCTGGGGAGAGCTAGAAGATGGGAGCAGTCAATGCTCcttcttctttccccttctctaCCTCATCATGCCACTCCACCCACCCAGGCTCCCAGTGAGGGATGCTCATCCTCCTCGCGCCCAGACAGGGTGCACGGCCATCAAGGGCCTGTCTCTTAGACAGGAGTCAGgatgtgggggtggaggggtaaGGGAGTGAACTGGACAGATCCACAAAGGCTGTCAGGATGGCTTGGAAGCCTGTTTGCTGCTCTCTACACGAAATATCCACAGGGAAATACATAAGTGTCCACCACAGAACCAGACTGGTCACCCCGAGAGCCGTTCTTGCACTGACTACAACTCCTTGGCCGACATGCCGAAAGGTCCCCACCGAGTCCTGTGACACTCAACCCAGCACAGGCCCATGGGAGCCAGTCCTACCTTGTAGTGCAGTCCCGTAGGCCCAGGTGCAGACAGGGACTGGGCCATGCCCTGCTGCAGGGGTAGCCTGTGTCCGGGGTAAGAGGAGGCGGGGCCAGGAGGCTGCCCAGGGCCGGGAGCGTACTGGGCAGAGCTGGCTGCATACTGGCCTCCTTGCAGATACTGCTGCCCAGGGTACACCTGAGAAGACGCAGATgcccaaggagagagagagagttatggGGGGGGGAGCAGTTTGCTGTGTGCGCGTccgtgtgagtgcgtgtgtgtgtgtgtgtgtgtgtgtgtgcgtgcgtgcgcgcgcgtgcaggATCTGTGATCCTGCTGGGCACAGATATTTTCTCTCCCACTGCAGAAGCCACCCTTATCATAATGCTTAGGGCACTTGGATAGAGAAATCATCATCTAGGACCCCAGGCTGAGCAACCAAGACACTCACCTCTGAATAGGCTCTCTTGACCCCCTGTCGAGGCAGTGGCTGGGCCTGAGGAGGCCCAGGGTACCCATGCTGAGGCAGTCGCTGTCCTGCATACAAGGGTGTCATGCCTGCTGCCCGGGTAGGGTTCATGGCCATGGAGGAGAGGCCAGAAGGGCCCATCATTCCTCCCATGCCAGAAGGGTTCATGCCAGGGGGTACACTGGGTCCTCGGGGACCTCCATGCTGCAGAAACTGGCTGTTAAAAGACTGTCCAGTCCCCatctgagaagagaaaagagagggatgGTCCAGATCCCATTCTCAGCTGTTCCCTcagtcctctctcctcttctgctcCTCTCTTTCAGTGGCCTCATGAGGTCCCAGCACAGTCCACActtgtccccagaacccactgcCTTGCCAAGCCCACCAAGCCCACCCATACTTGCCACCACATGGAAGGGGCTTGAGGGGGCCTCACCGCTCCATATTGGCTTAgctcttggctctgtttctcttgcaGGGCGGCTACAGTGGCTGTGGCCGTGGCTGTGGCCGTGGCCGCGGCAGCAGCCATAGCAGCTGCGGCTGCAGCTTGTGTGAAGTCTGTCGAGGGTCGTGCAGCATGTGAGGGAAGGCCCAGGCCTCCAGGGCCACCTGCATACCTGCAGGTGATAGAGGATTGCCTCACTCTCTACAAAGGCTTGCTCCGAGACACGCAGCACTCATGGGAAGCAACAGGCAACATCCAACCCTCTTGCAGCACCTGCCAGGCGGATAGCTTCAAGGTACTGGTTGGTGAGGGCCCTGCTTACCCAGTGGTGAAACTGGATCCCCCAGGGTATCCCCCGCGGCCATACACGCCTTGCTGCACGTAGCCCTTGCTAGCACCACCTTCGGGAAACGCCTGCTGTCCCAGGCACTGCGGGGAGGTCAAGGCAGAGCTGCCACCTGCCACACCAGGCATCATGGAGCCACCAGGGGGGCTTCCTGCAGGGCCCATGGGGTTCCCCAAAACCTACAAGGAAGTGGGAGTCACTAAAGAGAACCAGCCAAACCACTGTCTTCACGACATAGCTCTGAAGTGCTAGATGCCAAGGGAAGCCTAGCAAGGGGGGAGGATCTGGGGTGGGAAGAGCAGCTGTTCACAGTTCTGACTAGAGTGGTCTAGGGAGCCAGGGAAACACATCCATGACAATGCAGAAGAAAGGGACCTAGCGACTTGAGACCCTCAGGAAGCCCCATCCTGTGCTCCAGCCAGTCCCCTTGGCCCCTTGTCCTTGGAGCCTTAAGGCGGCAGAGGCACCACCCAGGCTCTCGATCCCAGGGCTAGGGAAGGAGGCCCAGGTGCACACTCACCTGGCTCTGTGTTGCGTTGCCAACTCCCCACACAGTAGTGACGACGGACAGGGACCCGGCTGGCTGAGTGGCACTTTGTTGCCAAGGCACAGactcatatgcaaatgaaccATCACTACAGAGAGAGTAGCTGGTAAGGCAGGGTCAGAAGGCCCAGGGCTTGCTAGAGGCAGGCCACAGAAGCCCACACTCACCCGTGTGGCGCAGGGGGCAGGGCAGGTTTCATGGGGTTCATGGGGTTCATTGGTGATGGAGCAGCCTACAGGCCCAATGTGCCGAAATTTATCTGGGAGTTGCTGCTCCAGCTGCTGGACAGGAGGGAGAGGACAAGAGCTTAGACGCAGCAGGAGCCCCGTGCAGTAGCATGGATGGAGCCAGGGCGGTGGAGTTGGCTGGTGTCAGCCCAGAAGACAGTGCGAAGCAACTCTAACAAGGGCCCTGCCATCTTGGGCCATTGGACCAAGCCTGGAAAAGGGCTTTCTGATCTCAGATACTTTCCATACACCCTTTCCCATACCATATCCCTATAAAGCCAGGAACCCCTCAGCAGGCCCCTGGAGTGGAGGGCAGAGGGCCAATCAGGGTAGCGCCTACTCCAAGTCTCACCCACCCTGGGCAgcccagagacctgagaaggagcAGAGCCAAGTGTCCTTTGAGGCAGGGGCTGGGAAGGTCAGGAAGCAGATGTGGAAGAGTAATCCATCCACCAGCTTGGCCTTGGGGAGGCTGTACCGACACCGCTGAGGCAGGACACAGGCACCAGCCCCGCTCCTGGCTGGCAGCTTTTTCCTATCAAGAGGACGGCAGAAGGACTTCAGGCCATAGGACCTTCAAACTGACCCAGATGACTTGAGgggagaaggtgtgtgtgtgcgtgtgcgtgtgtgtacgtgtgcatgtatgtgcgtgCGCACTTGAGACAAATATGGGCATGAGGTCAGGGCCACTCGGGCAATCCTGCCCCCCACAGACCCATCTGTGGCACCTGTGAATTCCCAACAGGAAGTGACACACGCAGTTCAAcaggtgtgtgtgggtatgcacagACATAAAGGCCCCTAAGTTGTCCAGCCAGAGCGAGAGCATGCTAAACCACATCTACGAGATGGGAGCACCTGGGCTTCATCCTCAGAAACGCAGCAGTGGCTGGTGGACGGGGAGGCGAGGGCAGCTAAGACCCATGGCTGATGCCGGAAGCCTGCTGCTCGTGGTGCTAGGTCTGTGCTCCCATGTAGCTACTGAATCAGAGTGACCACAGCGCCAGGAGGCTTCCAAAGTTGTCTCCCACACTGCCACAAGCAAGCTCCTTTCTCAAACAGAGCCTCATTCCCTCAGGTCCTCACATACCCTGAACCACCCGCATGCCTACCTCTGCTTTTACAAGAGGGGCACAAAGCCATGTGCTGGGCACTTCTCAGGGAACCCTTGGAGAAGTCCGGGTGCTTCTGTCTTGAACCCCTCTGCCTTGGTAAGGGCTATGCGATGGCCACATGTGCCTTTTGAAACATGCTGAAATCTGGTGATTTCCCTCTTGCCACTTAGCATTCACAAGCCTCTTGTCTAGGGCAGCAAGGGATGCACCCACTCAGCCCTGGGACAAACAAACCTGTGTGCTTACCAGGGTCCTCACTCAGAGCTCACCACAGACCTGGAGGCTCTGTAGAgccaagctacacacacacaaagccccaGAGCAGGCAAGAGAAAGCGAGGAAAGGGGACTGTGACTTTGCCTTGCCTGGGCAGCCTTAGGCTTCTGGTGGTCCTTCCCACACCCAGCACCAGGCTAGAAGGGAAGAAAGCTAATCAGCGGCAAAGAAGCCCCACCTACAGGAGTCTGGCCCCTCACCCCCAGAGGCAACCAGACTTGATTCTGGCCTTTCCCAAACCAAGTCCTGCCTAGGCAGCAGAGAGGCCAGAATGTGCCAGCTTGGCGGCAGAGGCTGGcatccctgctgctgctgcctgatCCTAGGAGGATGACCTGGTGGGAAGAGGACCTTGTCAACAGACAAGAAGTCCTCCcaagagctgccatgtggggcctGGAGCAATCAGGTGGATGTCAGGAATTAGGATCTAGGTTAGAGGAATTGAGAAAGAAGCATGACttaatggaagaaaagaaaagatgccaCACAAATGCTCCCAGAGGCACCAGAGCAATGAGGTGGAGGAAGGGCCTCTCCAACCAGTGGTGCAGGAACAACTGGAGTTCTATCAGTAAgcaaaaaaaatgatgtgtgtgtgtggggggggacctCAAGCTGTAGATCGATGGCAGAGCATTTGCATAAGTTCAAACAACTACTGCAAAAACAATAAGCAATTCACACCATATGTCAGAATGAACTAGGTCCTGGGTTTAAATCTAAGAAAACTAAAATGTtgagagaaaggtaaaagaaaCTCTACAGGATCCAGGCTAGGAAAAAGTTCTTAGATTTGACACCAAAAGGCATGATCCATAAAATAAACTTGgctttatcaaaattaaaatcttttctgTGAAAGATTTGCTAAAAGCAAGCCACCTGTTCCAAATGAAGTGGCATCTAGAATatataacaaattttaaattattagtaaaacaaaatccaaatagAAAAACCAGCAAAATACATGCACAGACTTCTCCAAAGAGAACATAGATGGTAATTAATCCAAGAAAAAGTGCTCAGCATCTTGtcaggaaaacacagattaaaacACAAGGAGGCATGATTGTACATCCAGAAGAACAGCTAAGATCAAAAGTGACATCACAAAATGCTGGCAAGGAGAATCTAGACCTCACACACATTGCCCATGGGAATGTAAAATACATGGCACAGCTACTCTGGAAAAGTTGGCCATTTCTTATAAATTCAAGCTTGCAGCTACCACAGTACAACCCAGCAACTCTACTCTGGGGCAAGGAGCTCAGAGAAATGTCAACTTAAGTTCACAGAAAAACTTGTATGTGAATGTTCATTTGTTACAGCCAAAGACTGGAAACAGTCTAGGTGTCCTTCAGTGAAGGACAGTCACATCAGTGTAGGACACCCACAGCCCAGATGCCAGAAGGAATACACTACTGCTAACACACTACAACCTATTCGAGATGAATCTCCCCGAAACTGTGCTGAGTGCAAAAAGCCAATCACTGGTGCTACATTATATGATTCCTTCATCTGCCAAAATTAGGGAAACTATAAACAGGTTAACGGTGACCAGAGGTTAAATGAAGGGTGGGGAGGATGATCTTCCAGGTCTATAACTTCAGTAGAAGGAAGATGGGTGTGGATATAAACCCACTACAGGAAGGCTcctcccagccgggcggtggtggcgcacgcctttaatcccagcactcgggaggcagaggcaggcggatctcttgagttcgaggccagcctggtctccaaagcgagttccaggaaaggcacaaagctacacagagaaaccctgtctcgagagaaaaaaaaaaaggaaggctcCTCCCAACTGTAG from Peromyscus eremicus chromosome 10, PerEre_H2_v1, whole genome shotgun sequence encodes:
- the Zmiz2 gene encoding zinc finger MIZ domain-containing protein 2 isoform X1, coding for MNPMNPMKPALPPAPHGDGSFAYESVPWQQSATQPAGSLSVVTTVWGVGNATQSQVLGNPMGPAGSPPGGSMMPGVAGGSSALTSPQCLGQQAFPEGGASKGYVQQGVYGRGGYPGGSSFTTGYAGGPGGLGLPSHAARPSTDFTQAAAAAAMAAAAATATATATATVAALQEKQSQELSQYGAMGTGQSFNSQFLQHGGPRGPSVPPGMNPSGMGGMMGPSGLSSMAMNPTRAAGMTPLYAGQRLPQHGYPGPPQAQPLPRQGVKRAYSEVYPGQQYLQGGQYAASSAQYAPGPGQPPGPASSYPGHRLPLQQGMAQSLSAPGPTGLHYKPTEQFNGQGASFNGGSISYSQPGLSGPSRSIPGYPSSPLPGNPTPPMTPSSNVPYMSPSQEVKSPFLPDLKPGLSSLHPSPSGSGPCDELRLTFPVRDGVVLEPFRLQHNLAVSNHVFQLRDSVYKTLMLRPDLELQFKCYHHEDRQMNTNWPASVQVSVNATPLSIERGDNKTSHKPLYLKHVCQPGRNTIQITVTACCCSHLFVLQLVHRPSVRSVLQGLLKKRLLPAEHCITKIKRNFSSGTIPGTPGPNGEDGVEQTAIKVSLKCPITFRRIQLPARGHDCRHIQCFDLESYLQLNCERGTWRCPVCNKTALLEGLEVDQYMLGILIYIQNSDYEEITIDPTCSWKPVPVKPDLHIKEEPDGPVLKRCRTVSPAHVLMPSVMEMIAALGPGAAPFAPLQPPSAPAPSDYPSQGSNFLGPGTFPESFPSATPTTPNLAEFTQGPPPMSYQSDIPGSLLTADKSAPCLPGQMAPAGHLDPAHNPGPPGLHTPNLGPTPGSQLHHPNPPPPSRQPLGQANTGPISELAFNPATGMMGPPSMTGAGEASEPALDLLPELTNPDELLSYLGPPDLPTNSSDDLLSLFENN
- the Zmiz2 gene encoding zinc finger MIZ domain-containing protein 2 isoform X2; translation: MNPMNPMKPALPPAPHGDGSFAYESVPWQQSATQPAGSLSVVTTVWGVGNATQSQCLGQQAFPEGGASKGYVQQGVYGRGGYPGGSSFTTGYAGGPGGLGLPSHAARPSTDFTQAAAAAAMAAAAATATATATATVAALQEKQSQELSQYGAMGTGQSFNSQFLQHGGPRGPSVPPGMNPSGMGGMMGPSGLSSMAMNPTRAAGMTPLYAGQRLPQHGYPGPPQAQPLPRQGVKRAYSEVYPGQQYLQGGQYAASSAQYAPGPGQPPGPASSYPGHRLPLQQGMAQSLSAPGPTGLHYKPTEQFNGQGASFNGGSISYSQPGLSGPSRSIPGYPSSPLPGNPTPPMTPSSNVPYMSPSQEVKSPFLPDLKPGLSSLHPSPSGSGPCDELRLTFPVRDGVVLEPFRLQHNLAVSNHVFQLRDSVYKTLMLRPDLELQFKCYHHEDRQMNTNWPASVQVSVNATPLSIERGDNKTSHKPLYLKHVCQPGRNTIQITVTACCCSHLFVLQLVHRPSVRSVLQGLLKKRLLPAEHCITKIKRNFSSGTIPGTPGPNGEDGVEQTAIKVSLKCPITFRRIQLPARGHDCRHIQCFDLESYLQLNCERGTWRCPVCNKTALLEGLEVDQYMLGILIYIQNSDYEEITIDPTCSWKPVPVKPDLHIKEEPDGPVLKRCRTVSPAHVLMPSVMEMIAALGPGAAPFAPLQPPSAPAPSDYPSQGSNFLGPGTFPESFPSATPTTPNLAEFTQGPPPMSYQSDIPGSLLTADKSAPCLPGQMAPAGHLDPAHNPGPPGLHTPNLGPTPGSQLHHPNPPPPSRQPLGQANTGPISELAFNPATGMMGPPSMTGAGEASEPALDLLPELTNPDELLSYLGPPDLPTNSSDDLLSLFENN
- the Zmiz2 gene encoding zinc finger MIZ domain-containing protein 2 isoform X3, translated to MNPMNPMKPALPPAPHGDGSFAYESVPWQQSATQPAGSLSVVTTVWGVGNATQSQVLGNPMGPAGSPPGGSMMPGVAGGSSALTSPQCLGQQAFPEGGASKGYVQQGVYGRGGYPGGSSFTTGYAGGPGGLGLPSHAARPSTDFTQAAAAAAMAAAAATATATATATVAALQEKQSQELSQYGAMGTGQSFNSQFLQHGGPRGPSVPPGMNPSGMGGMMGPSGLSSMAMNPTRAAGMTPLYAGQRLPQHGYPGPPQAQPLPRQGVKRAYSEVYPGQQYLQGGQYAASSAQYAPGPGQPPGPASSYPGHRLPLQQGMAQSLSAPGPTGLHYKPTEQFNGQGASFNGGSISYSQPGLSGEVKSPFLPDLKPGLSSLHPSPSGSGPCDELRLTFPVRDGVVLEPFRLQHNLAVSNHVFQLRDSVYKTLMLRPDLELQFKCYHHEDRQMNTNWPASVQVSVNATPLSIERGDNKTSHKPLYLKHVCQPGRNTIQITVTACCCSHLFVLQLVHRPSVRSVLQGLLKKRLLPAEHCITKIKRNFSSGTIPGTPGPNGEDGVEQTAIKVSLKCPITFRRIQLPARGHDCRHIQCFDLESYLQLNCERGTWRCPVCNKTALLEGLEVDQYMLGILIYIQNSDYEEITIDPTCSWKPVPVKPDLHIKEEPDGPVLKRCRTVSPAHVLMPSVMEMIAALGPGAAPFAPLQPPSAPAPSDYPSQGSNFLGPGTFPESFPSATPTTPNLAEFTQGPPPMSYQSDIPGSLLTADKSAPCLPGQMAPAGHLDPAHNPGPPGLHTPNLGPTPGSQLHHPNPPPPSRQPLGQANTGPISELAFNPATGMMGPPSMTGAGEASEPALDLLPELTNPDELLSYLGPPDLPTNSSDDLLSLFENN